CCTCCCCTACTCTGCCGACGGCGGCGCGGCGCGCACAGCCACCAACGATTGGAAGCTGGGGGCGCGTGCTTCGAAGACGGTGCGCTGCTCAAACGGCCAGGGCGCGCCGGGCTGGAGCTGCCAATCGGGGTGGGCGGCGACGACTTCGTGGGCGACTTCGAAATACGGGGCGTGGTCGGTGCGGAAACAGAGTTGGCAACCGGGAGCGCAGAGTTGTGCGAGGCGCGAGAGGAACGGGCCCTGGATGAGGCGGTTTTTCCAGTGGCGGCGCTTCGGCCAGGGATCGGGGAAGAGCACGAGGACGTTGCGGGTGAAGCGAGTCCCGGAGGGCAGCGCTTCTAATAAATCCTCGGCGGCGGCGCGCAGCCACGTGACGTTTTGCAGGCCGGCGCGGGTGGTTTTGCGGTCGGCCTTCTCGAGGCGCTCTTTGATGATGTCGATCGCGATGCAGTGCTCATCGGGATGGGCCTCGGCGTAGGCGGCCATGAAGTGTCCGTGGCCGCAGCCGATTTCCAGGGTCAGCGCGGGATGGTCCAGCGGCACGCGGGTGAGCGTGTCGCGCAGGGCGGTCAGGCGCTGGTGTTGGATGGCTTGGGCCTCTTCGATCGGCATGGGCGCGGGTAAAAGGGGCCGCGCGCAGCGGGGCAAGCGTCAAGCGGAGGCCGCCGGCGACTGCGCGTCGGCGGGAGTGGGTCACTCGTGGGTCGTTTTACCGGCCGGGAGGGTGAGAATGAACGTGGTCCCCTGCCCCACCGTGCTGTCGACGCTCACGCGTCCGCCGTGGAGCTGGATAATGTGTTTTACGATGCTCAGGCCGAGGCCGGTGCCGCCCTTGTCGCGGGAGCGGCCTTTTTCTACCCGGTAAAAACGCTCAAAAATGTGCGGCAGATCGGCCTCGGGGATGCCCTGGCCGGTGTCGGCGACGAGGATCTCGATCTCGCTGGTGCGCCGCTTGGCCGAGACCGCGATGCGCGAGCCGGCCGGGGTGTATTTGAGGGCGTTATCGAGGAGGTTTTCGAACACCTGGGTGAGTTTCAGCGGGTCGATCAGGAGGGGCTCGATTGCGGGGTCGATGTCGCCATCGATCTGGTGGTGCTCGGCGGCGGGGCGACCCCGGTAATCCTCGAGAATACCGCCGACGAGGGACTGCAGAGAGGTGGATTCCCGCTGCAGTCCGGGATTGATCGATTCGAGGCGTGAGAGCGTGAGCAGGTCCTCCAGCAGGGAATTCAGACGCTCGGTGTGGCGGTGAATGGTGGCGAGGAAGCGGGTGCGGTCGGCGAGCTCCATCTCGTGATGGCCGTCGACAAGGGTTTCGACGTAGCCCTTGATCACACTGAGCGGGGTGCGGAGTTCGTGGGAGACGTTGGCGACAAATTCCTTGCGGACCAACTCGAGGCGTTTCTGGCGGGTGATGTCGTGGAGCACGAAGAGCGCCCACTTCCCTTTGCCGCCGTCGAGGGCGGGAATGGTGCTGCCGGTGACTTCGACCCAGCGGGTGTCCTGATCTTCGTCAAATTCGATGGCGTGCTGCGGCTCTGCCCTGCCCTTGCGCACGGCATCGACGTAGTTGAGGAAGGCCACGCTGTGGAGGACGACCTCCAGCCGCTGATCGATGATGTTGGTCGCCTTGGGGAAGATGTCCTGCAAGGCTTTGTTAGCCAGTAGGATATGGTTGTGGTTGTCCACCAGCAGCACGGCCTCCTGCAGGCTGCCCAGGGTCGCCTCGAGTTGGGTGATCTGGCTGGACTGCTGTTGCTCGAGTTCGCCGACCTTCAGGATCAGGGCGTTGCTCACCTGGCAAAAGCGGTCCCAGTCGCGGTCGAGGGTGCCGGGATGTTCGTCGCGGAGAAAGGGCTGTCGGCGCTCGAGCGAGGCTTGCAGGCTGCGCAACGCGTTGCGGTGTCGAACCAGTTTACGCCACAGCAGCAGGACGACGACAGCGAGCGCGAGGGTGACGGTGGTGAGCATGCGGAGCGAGACGGGGCGGCACGGTGAAGCGGAGCGACACCGACGACCGCGAGAGAATCGTCGCTTTTAAGCGGATGACTCCTGGGCCCGGCGTTCTGCCATGCGGTAGCCGACGCCGCGGATCGTTTCAATCCATTCGGCTTCTTCGCCCAATTTCTCGCGGAGGCGGCGAACGTGGGTGTCGACGGTGCGGGTCTCGATCTCAGTCTCGTAGTTCCAGACGTTGATCAGGAGGTGCTCGCGGGTTTGGACCCGGCCGCGGCGCTCCATCAGGAGGTGAAGCAGCTTAAATTCGGTCGCGGTGAGCTCAACGACGTCGCCGTTGATTTTCACCTCGTGGCGCTCGGCATCGAGTTCGATGGCGCCGGCGATGAGCTTGGGCTGCGCGTCGACCGGCTTTTCGGAGGTGCGGCGCAGGATGTTCTGCACGCGCAGGACGAGTTCCTTGGTGCTGAAAGGCTTGCAGATGTAGTCGTCGGCGCCGGTCTCGAGGCCCTGGACGCGGTCGTTTTCTTCGACTTTGGCGGTCAGGAAAATGACGGGCACCTGCTTCAGCTTGGGATCCGCCCGCAGCATGCGGCAGATCTGGATGCCGTTGATCTCGGGCATCATCACATCGAGGATGACGAGGTCGGGCAGCATGGAGCGTGCAATGCCGATGCTCTGCGTCGGGTCGTTGACGGTCTCCACCGCGAAGCCCTTTGCCTTGAGGTGATAGGCGACCAAATCGGCGACATCAGACTCGTCGTCTACAACCAGGATTTTCTTGCGAGAGTTCTCGGACATTTTGGCGTGTTTACCTCTTCGCGGGGCGTCGTCCTAGTCGAATCTCCTCCCGTTTCACAATTGTTACAACATGCGCAAAGATGTTGCGAAAAGTATTCAGGCAGGCGGCTTCCGGCGGCGCTGCGCCTCGATAAAGATTAGTAAGATGCTGATATCAGAGGGGTTAACGCCACTGATGCGGCTGGCCTGGCCAAGCGTAAAGGGTTGGGTCTCGGCGAGCTTTTGCGCACTTTCGTGGCGCAGGCCTTTGATTTGGAGGTAATCGAGACCGACGGGAATCTGGACTTTCTCGATGTTGGCGAGCTTGGCGATTTGGCGCTGTTCGCGCTCCAGGTAGCCCTTGTAGCTGACGCGGTAGAGCACCTCTTGGCGCGATTCAGTCGGCAGGTTTTGGAAGTCGGTCGGCAGCTCCGGCCACTCGCCGTCGCCCTGCGATGCGCGGCGAATGCGATCGCCAAAAGTCCCCTGCCCTCCCCCGGGTCGCTTGGATTCAAACCACTCAATCCAGTGATCGACGGTGGCGACTTTGGCCTCCATGCGCGCGAGTCGAGCGGGCGAAACCAGCCCGTGTTCGCGGGCGTGTGGCAGCATGCGGTTTTCGGCGCTGCCGTGGTTAAAGAGCAGGCGGTGTTCGGCCCGACTGGTGAACATGCGATACGGCTCCTTGGTGCCCTTGGTGACGAGATCGTCGATGAGCACGCCGATGTAGCCTTCGGCGCGGCCAATCACGAGCGGCGGCTCTCCCCTCGCCTTATGCACCGCGTTCACACCCGCGATCAGGCCTTGGGCGGCGGCCTCTTCGTAGCCCGAAGTGCCGTTGATTTGGCCCGCAAAAAACAGGTTTTCCACCTTCTTGGACTCCAGGGATGGGAAAAGCTGCGTAGGCGGCGCAAAGTCATACTCGACCGCATAGGCCGGGCGTAGCAACTGGGCCTGCTCGAGGCCGGGCACGGATCGCACCATGGCCATCTGCACATCGAACGGCAACGAGGTGGAGAGGCCGTTGATGTAATACTCGTTGGTCGAGCGGCCTTCGGGCTCGAGAAACAGCAAATGACGCGGTTTATCGGCGAAACGGACAAACTTATCCTCGATACTGGGACAATACCGGGGACCCGTGCCTTGGATCTCACCCGAATACATGGCGGACTTGGCGAGGTTGTCCCGCACGATCTGGGCGGTTTCCTCGGTCGTGTAGGTCATCCAGCACGAAACCTGGTTGGTGCCGGGCTGCCACCCGAGGCGATCCTCGCCGGTTTGTTCCACGTGGAACAAGTGCTCGTCCTGGCGGGTTTCGTGGAATGCAAAGCAGGTCGGAGCCTCGTCGCCACGCTGCTCAGTCATCTTGCTGAAGTCCAAGCTACGGCCCAGCAGCCGCGGAGGTGTGCCGGTTTTGAGGCGTTGGAGCTCAATTCCGGCCTGTTCGAAGGATGCAGAGAGGGTTTTGGCGGAAAAATCCCCCATGCGGCCGCCTTCGTTTTTGTTGGTGCCGATGTGCATGAGGCCGCGCAGGAAGGTGCCGGTGGTGACGACGACGGTGTGCGCGGCGAATTCGAGGTCCAGATTGGTTTGCACGCCGGTGACGCGGTCTTTGGCGAAGGTAAGCCCAGTCACGGTGGCTTGGAAGAGCTGCAGGTTGGGCTGCAGCTCCAGGGTGTGCTTCATCCGAAATTGGTAGGCCTTCTTGTCGGATTGGGCGCGAGGGGACTGCACGGCGAGTCCCTTGGATTCATTGAGCAGGCGGAACTGAATGGCGGTCAGGTCGGTGTTGATGCCCATCTCGCCACCCAGGGCATCGATCTCGCGCACCATCTGGCCCTTGGCTTGACCACCGATGGCGGGGTTGCAGCTCATGGCGGCGACCGTGTCGATGTTTCCGGTGAGGAGGAGGGTGTTGGCGCCCATGCGGGCAGCGGCCAGGGCGGCCTCGCAGCCGGCGTGACCGCCACCGCAAATGATAACGTCGTATGGTAAGCTATTGAATAGCATCTATTTACCTATGCAAAAGGTCGCGAAAAGGCGGTCCAGCATGGCCTCGTTGTCGATCCGGCCGCCGATTTCACCAAAGGCGTCCACCACGCCACGCAGATCGCTGGCCAGCAGTTCGGTGGGGCCGGAAGAGCGGAGGTTGGCCAAGGCGGTTTCGAGGCAATCCGTGGCGCGGCGCAGGGCGTCGGCATGGCGGGCGTTGATCGCGATCTGGTCGCCGGCGTCGCCGGGTCGGAAGCGGTCGGCGATTTCGGTGATGCGTTGCTCGAGCGTGGTCAGGCCCTCACGGGTGCGGGTGGAGAGGGGGAGGGCGGGGAGTTCGTCCGGCGCCTCGGCCACTGGCGGCTGGCCTTGCAGTAGGTCAACCTTGTTTAGCACGACCAAGGTGGTGTTCGGGTTGAGGCGATGGGCAACTTCGGCGGACAGAGGTGGGGCAGGGTGGTTGGCATCCAGCACGAGCAGGGCGAGGTCGGCCTCTTCGATGCGCTCGTAAGTCTTTTGAATGCCCAGCGCTTCGACGGTGCCGGGGGTGGGGTTGAGTCCGGCGGTGTCGATGAGGCGTAGGCAGTGCGGACCCACCATGACCGTTTCCTCCAAGTAGTCGCGGGTGGTGCCGGGCTCGTCACTCACCAGGGCGCGTTCGCGGCCAAGGAGGGCGTTGAGGAGGGAGCTCTTGCCGGCGTTGGGTTCGCCGAGGATGACCGTCTTGATACCTTCGCGGAGCAGGTCACCGTAGCGATGGGTGGCGAGGAGCTGCTGTGTTCCACGTAGAACACTGTTGAGGATATCGACCACGATGACGCGGTCTTCGTCAGGCAAATCTTCCTCGGGAAAATCGATGTAGGCCTCCACGCGAGCGAGGCCTAGCAGAAGCTCGTCGGTGAGGCGGGTAAGGTGCTGGCCAAGGCTGCCGCGGAGCTGTTGATTTGCTGCCGCAATGGCGCGGGCGCTACGGGCGTGGATGAGGTCCATGACGGCCTCGGCCTGACTCAAATCCAGGCGGCCGTTCAGGAAAGCGCGGCGGGTGAATTCGCCGGCGTCAGCGGCGCGACAACCTCGTTTAAATAAATCATCCAGAACGAGTTGAGCGATGAGCGGGTTGCCGTGCGTGGAAATCTCCAGCACGTCTTCTCCGGTGTAGGATTGGGGGCCGGCGAAGTAGGTCACGAGCACATCGTCGACTACGCTGCCGGCGGTATCGCGGTAGGCGCGGTGGCTGGTTTGGCGGGGGCGGAGCGAGGCGCGGAAAATGGCCTGGGCGAGCTGGGCGCAATCAGGCCCGCTGACCCGCACCACGGCGATCGCCGCCGTGCCCGGAGCGGTGGCCGGCGCGGCAATGGTGTCGATGGTATTGGCGGTGTCTTCGATCATGCGGACAGCCAGACCGAACCGCGGAACGCGTCGGACGCAAAACGAAACGGAAGCGCGCGGTTAGTCGCTGCAGCCCTACAAGGGTTCAACCCGGCTGCCGTCGGCGACGCGGTCGCCCGGATACACGATGACGGTGTCGTCTTCGTTAAGGCCGGCAGTGACTTCGGTGACGATGCCGTTGCTCAAACCGACTTCGACCGTGCGCTCCCGGGCTGATCCGCCATCGAGGACGAAGGTGTGCCAGTGGCCGTCGCGTTGAAAGAGGGCGCCGGCGGGGACTTGCAGCGAATCGTCGCGGCGGGCGCGTTCGATGCGTGCTTCCACGCGGTAGCTGTCGCCGAGGGTGGGGCGCTCGGTGATCGGCGTGACGAGGTCGGCGAGCACGTTCACGCGTTGTTCTTCGACGCCGAGGGCGGAGACTTTGGTGAAGGCGGCCGGTTCAACCAGGCGCACGCGGGCCTCCAGCGGTGATTCGCCGCCCCATTGTTCGAGCCAGACGGTGGCACCGGGTTGGATGGCGACGCCGTCGCGCGACAAGACCTCCACCCGCACTTCGAGGTCGGTGGGGTCGCCGACTTCGAGCAGGGGCGTGCCGCCGGCGACGATGCGGGCGCTTTCCTGCATCACCCGCAGCACGCGGCCATCGACCGGCGAGGTGATTTGCATCGTCGCGCTGGCGTTGCCCGCAGGATCGGCAATGCCGCGGTCGAGCACGGCTTGGGCTTGTTCCAGTTCGTAGCGGGCCACCTGCAGCGCGAAGGTGGCGGCGCGGTCCTCCTGGGCAGCGGTGCGCTCGCGGTTTTCGGCAATGTCGAGTTCCTGTTGGGAAACGAGGCGGTCGGAGAACAGGACGCGTTGGCGCTTGGCTTCGGATTGCGCGAGATCGAGGGCAGCAGCGGCGCGTTCGCGCTGGGCTTCGGCCTGGGCCACTTGGCTTTCGGCGGCGCGCACACGGGCTTCGGCTTGAGCGCGGCTGCGGGCATCGAGGATGTCGCCGCTGGCGGGCTCAAGCACGGCGAGCACGGTTTCGCCGGCGATGACGGGGGCGCCGGGCTTGAGGGTGATGCGTCGCAGGTGACCGGATACAGGGCTGGAGATCACGTAACGGTGGCGCACTTGGGTGACACCCTCCTCATTCACGGTGGCAACGAGTGGAGCGCGCACCACGAGGGCGGTTTCAACGGGCAAGGGGGAGGGCCAGAGACCGGCCACGATGAGTGCGAGGAGCACGGCACCGGCGATGTAGCGCCAGCCCTTGCGGCGACGTTGATGCTGATCGCCGGCGGTGGGGTCGAACGGGGTGGGGGGATCGGAGGAGTCCGTCATGGCGGTGTAAGTGAAATACGGATACTTAATCGCGGGCCTTAAGTGCGCTGACCAAATCGAGTTGGTTGAGTTTACGGCAGGCGATGATCGCGGAGAGGGTGGTGGCGAGCACGATGACCAGCGTGGCGTAAGCGTAGTTGCCGGGAGTGAGGATGAGGGGCAGGCGCACCGTCTCGGTATTGATGCTCTCAAGGAGTTGCGCGGCCATGCCGGAGCCGAGCCACAAGCCGAGCGGCAGGGCGAGAGCGGTGAGCACCACGAGTTCGCCGACGAGCACGCTGCCCACATCGCCTTGGCTGAAACCGAGCACGCGCAGGGTGGCGAGTTCGCGGGCGCGCTCGGAGAGCGCGATGCGGGCGCTGTTGTAGACGATGCCAAAGGCGACGATGGTGGCGAAGGTCGAGTAGAGCACCTGCAACATGCCGATACTTTCGGCGGTGGTGTCGCGGAAGCTCTGCCGCATGGCGTCTTTGATGACGACCCCGGAGGCTTGCGGGGTGTCCTTGAGTTCGCGCATGAAGCGCGGCCAGTCATCGCGGGCGACCGTCATGAAGGCGCCGGAGATGCGATCGCCTTCACCGAGGGCGCGGTTGAGCGCGTCGAGTCGCATGTAGGCGGCGATGCCGGCAAAGTCATCGGCGAAGGCGGCGACTGTAGTGGAAAACTGGCGACGTTTGCCCTGCAGCACTTTGATGGTGATGGGGTCGCCGGGGCGCACCTGCAACGCGTCGCCCAAGGTGCGGGAAATGATCACGCCCTCAGCAGGGAGGGTGAGAGGCTCTTGGTTGGGACCGAGCACGCGGTTGAGGTGGCCGTCGGCGGAGAGACCGTTGAGTCCGAGACGACGGGTGCGATGACCGGAAATGAGTTCCACGGACACGCCACGAAAGGGCTCGGCTCGCACCACGCCGGGGAGTTGGGCGAAATCATGCACGGCGCGCAGCGGACCGGGTTCGACGAGCGAGACGGTGACGGACTGCCGCTGCACGACGTCCCATTGGAAATCGAGCACGAAGCGGATGCCGTCGCGAAAGGCGTTGGGGATGATCAGAATGCCGGTGGCCATGGCGAGCGCGATGGCGGTGAAGCAGGCCTGCCACGGTTTACGCTCCAGGTTGCGCAGGGACATGCGCAGCGTGACGGAGAACCAGCGGGAGATGCCGGCGCGCTCCACGAGAGAGGGGCGAAAGCTCGCGGGCGGCTCGGGACGCATCGCTTCGGCGGGAGCGAGACGCACGACCTTGCGCACCGCACCAGCCACACCGAGCAGGGCGGCGGCGGAGCTGGCGATCAACGCGCCGAGGATGGCGCCGGTGGCGGGCACAAACTCCAGCTGCGGGAAGCGGAAGAACAGGTGATACATATCCACCAGTTGATAGCCGAAGGCGAAACCGCCGAGCGCGCCGAGCAGCGTGCCCACCACCACGATGGCGAGGGCGAATTTGATGAAGTGCCATGCGATGGTGCGGTGGTTAAAACCGAAGGCCTTGAGAACCGCGATCTGTTCGCGTTGCAGCGCGATCTGTCGGCTCATCACCGAGTGGGTCATGAACGCGGCGACGCTGAGGAAGACCAAGGGGAAGCCGAACGAGAGGCCTTCGAGCACGCGGATTTCGTCGCTCACGCGCACATCGGAGGGATGGTCGTCGCGGCCGTAGGCACCGAGGCCGCCGTAGGGTTCGAGGATGCGATCGAGCTCGGCGATGACGCCGGAATCGGACGCTCCCGGAGCGAGGGTGAGGGCGACGGTGTTGAAGGCGCCCTCGAGGTTGAAGGCCTCGGCGAGTTCCTGTTCGCGCATCCAGAAAATGCCGAAGGTTTTGTTGTCGGGCAGAGCGGAACCGGGTGGTGCTTCGAAGACGTATTGCGGGGCGAGCACGATGCCGGCGATGCGCAATTCGAGTCGGCTGCCGTTGAGCACGGCGGCGATGCGGTCGCCGGGCTGGAGGTCGTTGGCTCCGGCGAAGGCTTCGCTGACGAGCACCTCGTGGTGGCTCGTTGTATCCAAAAGTTGGCCACGCCGGAGGTAGAGTTGATGCAAGACCTGCGGGCGTCGGTCAGGGAGGGAGTTGATGAGCCCGGAAGCGGGGGCGACGACGGCCGGGAGATCGAGGGTGACGCGCACCTCAATGCTGGTTTCGAGGGCGGCGACGCCGGGGATGGCTGCGAGTTCGTCGCGCACGCTGTCGGGCGCGCGTTTGAGGGCGGCGAAGACTTCGCCGAAGTGGTGTTGCTCGTAGTAGCCGTCGCGCGCGGTGTTGAGCGATTTGATCAGGCTGCGCGTCATGATCATCATTGCGAGTCCGCAAGCCATGACGAGGGCGACGGCGAGGGCCTGCGATTTCAACGCGCGCAGGTCGCGCAGCAGTTTCAGATCGAGCAGGTCCATGAGCAGAAGACGGGTAGGGCGTGACCGCCGGGCGCGCCGTCGGTGGTAATGGCGTCGGAGGGGCAGGGGGGCGGTCGGCCCGGCGGTCCGACCCTATCTTGGCATTGCGGCGCGTTTGTCGTCATCGGCTACCATTCCAGTTCGCTCACGGGGCGCGGGGAGGGATTGAGGCGCGGTTCGCTGAGGTGGCCGTCGGACATGGTAAATACGCGGTCGGCCATCTCGGCGAGGATGGCGTTGTGGGTGATGACCACGGTGAGGGTGCCGAGCTCGCGGTTGATGCGCTGGATGGCTTCGAGCACGAGGATGCCGGTCTTCACATCGAGCGCGCCGGTGGGTTCGTCGCAGAGCAGGATCTCGGGTCGTTTGGCGATGGCGCGGGCAATGGCGACGCGTTGTTGTTCTCCGCCGGAAAGCTGAGCGGGGAAGTGGTGCGCGCGGGCGCTGAGGCCGACGAGATCGAGCGCCTCGGCCGGGTCCATCGGGTCGCGGGCGATCTCGGTGATGAGGCCGATGTTTTCGCGGGCGGTGAGTGACGGGATGAGGTTGTAGAACTGAAAGACGAAACCGACGACGTCGCGGCGATAGGCGGTGAGGCCGGCCTCATCGGCGCGACCGACGTCCCAGCCGCGGTAGTGGAGCGAACCGCCGGTGGGGGTATCGAGGCCGCCGACGAGATTGAGCAGGGTGGATTTGCCGGAGCCGGAAGCGCCCAGGAGGACAACGAGCTCGCCGCCGGGCAGATCGAGGTCGACCTCACGGAGCGCGCGCACTGCGGCGTGTCCGGTGCCGTAGGTTTTGCTCAGGCGACGGGCCACCAACAACGAAGAGGCGTCAGGCGTGCTCACAAACCTGCAGCCAAGTTGCACTGCGCGTCTGGCGCAAGCGTGACGCCGGGATGGACGCGAGATAGCGAACCGGTCTGGGCGGCGCGACGTGCCGGCTAGTTTGCCGGTGGGGTCTGCAGGATGATGGGGAGCATTTTGTCGCGGCGGCGGATCTCGAGTTTCACCGACTCGTCGTGGCCGAGGGTGAAGGCGGCGGTGATCTGCTTTTGCGTCATGTCCAAGGTCAGTTGACTATTGATCGCGATGATCTCGTCGCGGCGCCGCAGGCCGCAGCGGTCGGCGATGCCACCGCGGGTGATCCTGGTCACGTAAATGGGTTTGTTACTGTCGGCGGGTTGGGAAACCGCGAAGCCGAGCACGACGTGGCGCTCCGTGTTCACGTCGACGCGATCCAGTTCAACGACGGTGTCGTCCTCGCTGGCGCGACCGATGGTGGGCGCCAGGGCGAGACAAAGCGGAAGCAGCAGCGCGAGGGTGAGGCGCTTAGTTTTGGTCGTCGTTGGCCTGAGGGTCCGGCGCGGGGGTCGGAGTCGGCGGAGGAGGAGGGGGAAGCGAGATCGTGGGGACACCGATCGAAGGTGAGGTTGGGGATACGGAGGGGAGGGAAGGGGAGGTCGGACCGCCGATGGTCGGCTTGGGCAGAGTGACCTTGGTCGGAGCCGGGGCAACGGGCGGAGCGAAGCTGCGGTCGGGTTCCGGTGCGGAGGCGGCCACATCGCCACGCGGATCGAGTTTGCCGAGCTCAGCCTTGAGGGTCTCGAGGCGGGCTTCGGCTTTGGTGATGCGGTCGGGATACTTGCGCAGACGGTGTTTAACCTGATCGACGGAGCTTTCGCCGATGCCGTTTTCGGCGCCGAGCATGAGCCAGGCGAGGCCTTCGGTGTAATCGCGTTTCACGCCGCGGCCGCTCACATACATGGCGCCGACGTTGTGCATGGCGGTGTTGTTGCCGGCGGCGGCGGCGCGACGGTAGAGATCGAGGGCCTTGGTGTAATCCTGCGGCTGATTGAGCAGGCCGTCGTGGGCGATCTTGCCGAGGCGGAAGAGGGCCTCGTGATCACCGTCGGCGGCGAGTTCGCGCAGGATGGTGAGGGCTTGGGCGGGGTCGGCGTCGACTTTGCCCGGGTAACCCTCCTCCAGCATGATGGCATAGTGAAGGCGGGCGGCGGGATTGCCGGCCTTGGCGGCGGCGATCATCTCGTCGACGTCGGTCCAGGAGACACCGCCGCCTTCGGTGGAGAGCAGGATGGGTCCGCCGTCGGATTGCGCCGACAGGGGGAGGGCAGGCCACGCCAGCGCGAGGCCGGCGAGGCTGGAAACGGTGACGAGGAAGCGACGGGGAGTCTTAGGACTCATCCTTGTCGGCTTCTTCGCCGGTGACGCTGGTGCCGCCGGTGACATTCACTTTGGCGTAGACGGCGTCCATGACCTCCTTGGCGAGCTCGGGCTTTTCCTTGAGCGTGGCCTTGGCGGCGTCGCGGCCCTGGCCGATGAGGTCGCCCTTGTAGGAGATCCAGGCACCGCGTTTCTCGAGGACCTTGTGTTCGAGACCGAGGTCGAGGACGGAGCCGGTGGTCGAGATGCCCTCGTCATACATGATGTCGAACTCGCACTCGGTGAAGGGGGCGGCGACCTTGTTTTTGACGATCTTGATCTTGGTGCGGTTGCCGATGACCTTGCCGTCGGGCTGCTTGAGCTGCTCACGGCGGCGGATGTCGATGCGGACGGAGGAGAAGAACTTGAGGGCGCGACCGCCGGGGGTGGTTTCGGGGGAGCCGAACATCACGCCGATCTTTTCGCGGATCTGGTTGGTGAAGATGCACACGCACTTGGTCTTGTTGACCACGGCGGTGAGGCGGCGCATGGCCTGCGACATGAGGCGGGCCTGGGAGCCGACGGTGGCGTCGCCCATCTGGCCGTCGAGTTCGGCCTTGGAGACGAGGGCGGCGACGGAGTCGATGACGATGACGTCGATGGCGTTGGAGCGAATGAGGGTCTCGGCGATGTTGAGCGCGTCCTCACCGGAGTCGGGTTGGGAGACGAGCAGGTCGTCGAGGTTCACGCCGACGACGCGGGAGTATTTTGGGTCGAGGGCGTGCTCGACGTCGATGAAGGCCGCGAGGCCGCCCTTGCGTTGGGCTTCGGCGATGACGCTCAAACAGAAGGTGGTCTTACCGGAGGATTCGGGACCGTAGATTTCCACGATGCGGCCGCGGGGCAGGCCACCCACGCCGAGGGCGAGGTCGATGGCGAGCGAGCCGGTGGAGATCGTCTCGACCTGCATGCGGGTGTTGTCGCCCAGACGCATGATGGAGCCCTCGCCGAA
This portion of the Actomonas aquatica genome encodes:
- the trmB gene encoding tRNA (guanine(46)-N(7))-methyltransferase TrmB, which codes for MPIEEAQAIQHQRLTALRDTLTRVPLDHPALTLEIGCGHGHFMAAYAEAHPDEHCIAIDIIKERLEKADRKTTRAGLQNVTWLRAAAEDLLEALPSGTRFTRNVLVLFPDPWPKRRHWKNRLIQGPFLSRLAQLCAPGCQLCFRTDHAPYFEVAHEVVAAHPDWQLQPGAPWPFEQRTVFEARAPSFQSLVAVRAAPPSAE
- a CDS encoding sensor histidine kinase translates to MLTTVTLALAVVVLLLWRKLVRHRNALRSLQASLERRQPFLRDEHPGTLDRDWDRFCQVSNALILKVGELEQQQSSQITQLEATLGSLQEAVLLVDNHNHILLANKALQDIFPKATNIIDQRLEVVLHSVAFLNYVDAVRKGRAEPQHAIEFDEDQDTRWVEVTGSTIPALDGGKGKWALFVLHDITRQKRLELVRKEFVANVSHELRTPLSVIKGYVETLVDGHHEMELADRTRFLATIHRHTERLNSLLEDLLTLSRLESINPGLQRESTSLQSLVGGILEDYRGRPAAEHHQIDGDIDPAIEPLLIDPLKLTQVFENLLDNALKYTPAGSRIAVSAKRRTSEIEILVADTGQGIPEADLPHIFERFYRVEKGRSRDKGGTGLGLSIVKHIIQLHGGRVSVDSTVGQGTTFILTLPAGKTTHE
- a CDS encoding response regulator; this encodes MSENSRKKILVVDDESDVADLVAYHLKAKGFAVETVNDPTQSIGIARSMLPDLVILDVMMPEINGIQICRMLRADPKLKQVPVIFLTAKVEENDRVQGLETGADDYICKPFSTKELVLRVQNILRRTSEKPVDAQPKLIAGAIELDAERHEVKINGDVVELTATEFKLLHLLMERRGRVQTREHLLINVWNYETEIETRTVDTHVRRLREKLGEEAEWIETIRGVGYRMAERRAQESSA
- the mnmG gene encoding tRNA uridine-5-carboxymethylaminomethyl(34) synthesis enzyme MnmG, whose protein sequence is MLFNSLPYDVIICGGGHAGCEAALAAARMGANTLLLTGNIDTVAAMSCNPAIGGQAKGQMVREIDALGGEMGINTDLTAIQFRLLNESKGLAVQSPRAQSDKKAYQFRMKHTLELQPNLQLFQATVTGLTFAKDRVTGVQTNLDLEFAAHTVVVTTGTFLRGLMHIGTNKNEGGRMGDFSAKTLSASFEQAGIELQRLKTGTPPRLLGRSLDFSKMTEQRGDEAPTCFAFHETRQDEHLFHVEQTGEDRLGWQPGTNQVSCWMTYTTEETAQIVRDNLAKSAMYSGEIQGTGPRYCPSIEDKFVRFADKPRHLLFLEPEGRSTNEYYINGLSTSLPFDVQMAMVRSVPGLEQAQLLRPAYAVEYDFAPPTQLFPSLESKKVENLFFAGQINGTSGYEEAAAQGLIAGVNAVHKARGEPPLVIGRAEGYIGVLIDDLVTKGTKEPYRMFTSRAEHRLLFNHGSAENRMLPHAREHGLVSPARLARMEAKVATVDHWIEWFESKRPGGGQGTFGDRIRRASQGDGEWPELPTDFQNLPTESRQEVLYRVSYKGYLEREQRQIAKLANIEKVQIPVGLDYLQIKGLRHESAQKLAETQPFTLGQASRISGVNPSDISILLIFIEAQRRRKPPA
- the mnmE gene encoding tRNA uridine-5-carboxymethylaminomethyl(34) synthesis GTPase MnmE, which gives rise to MIEDTANTIDTIAAPATAPGTAAIAVVRVSGPDCAQLAQAIFRASLRPRQTSHRAYRDTAGSVVDDVLVTYFAGPQSYTGEDVLEISTHGNPLIAQLVLDDLFKRGCRAADAGEFTRRAFLNGRLDLSQAEAVMDLIHARSARAIAAANQQLRGSLGQHLTRLTDELLLGLARVEAYIDFPEEDLPDEDRVIVVDILNSVLRGTQQLLATHRYGDLLREGIKTVILGEPNAGKSSLLNALLGRERALVSDEPGTTRDYLEETVMVGPHCLRLIDTAGLNPTPGTVEALGIQKTYERIEEADLALLVLDANHPAPPLSAEVAHRLNPNTTLVVLNKVDLLQGQPPVAEAPDELPALPLSTRTREGLTTLEQRITEIADRFRPGDAGDQIAINARHADALRRATDCLETALANLRSSGPTELLASDLRGVVDAFGEIGGRIDNEAMLDRLFATFCIGK
- a CDS encoding efflux RND transporter periplasmic adaptor subunit — protein: MTDSSDPPTPFDPTAGDQHQRRRKGWRYIAGAVLLALIVAGLWPSPLPVETALVVRAPLVATVNEEGVTQVRHRYVISSPVSGHLRRITLKPGAPVIAGETVLAVLEPASGDILDARSRAQAEARVRAAESQVAQAEAQRERAAAALDLAQSEAKRQRVLFSDRLVSQQELDIAENRERTAAQEDRAATFALQVARYELEQAQAVLDRGIADPAGNASATMQITSPVDGRVLRVMQESARIVAGGTPLLEVGDPTDLEVRVEVLSRDGVAIQPGATVWLEQWGGESPLEARVRLVEPAAFTKVSALGVEEQRVNVLADLVTPITERPTLGDSYRVEARIERARRDDSLQVPAGALFQRDGHWHTFVLDGGSARERTVEVGLSNGIVTEVTAGLNEDDTVIVYPGDRVADGSRVEPL